A portion of the Nitrosopumilaceae archaeon genome contains these proteins:
- a CDS encoding acyl-CoA thioesterase produces MDLKPKSPKESKAEMTVRMFPSDANPNGNVFGGEILKQIDLIAGLVAQRHARMNTVTASIDRVNFLKPVFVGNAIILSARVNYVHRSSMEIEIKVESEDLMNGNITLTNTAFVTAVALGPDGKTREVPPLLLETDEEKKRFAEGEKRMNHRLKERNTK; encoded by the coding sequence ATGGATCTGAAACCAAAAAGTCCCAAAGAATCAAAGGCCGAGATGACAGTCAGAATGTTTCCATCTGATGCAAATCCAAACGGTAACGTCTTTGGAGGCGAGATTTTAAAACAAATTGATCTTATTGCTGGTTTAGTGGCACAAAGACATGCAAGAATGAATACGGTAACAGCTAGTATTGACAGAGTTAATTTCCTTAAACCTGTTTTTGTTGGAAATGCTATCATACTTAGTGCCAGAGTAAACTATGTTCACAGATCATCTATGGAAATTGAAATCAAAGTTGAATCTGAAGATTTGATGAATGGAAACATAACGCTTACAAATACTGCATTTGTCACAGCAGTAGCGCTTGGACCTGACGGCAAAACAAGAGAAGTTCCCCCATTACTCTTAGAAACTGATGAGGAAAAGAAAAGATTTGCAGAGGGAGAAAAAAGAATGAATCATAGGCTCAAGGAACGAAATACAAAATAA